The Fundulus heteroclitus isolate FHET01 unplaced genomic scaffold, MU-UCD_Fhet_4.1 scaffold_44, whole genome shotgun sequence genome includes a region encoding these proteins:
- the LOC105915335 gene encoding zinc finger protein OZF isoform X2: protein MWRQQVKQRLDAAEAQDADYNPLDRLHRLVFPEDAQQTLLLKEEAAEEQSSDADQEDPQPVHIKEEEEELWIGPEAADLDVNDDADASRFPVIKVIVKSEDEDDEPGDVPNSSSAEQMKAETDEEEGGGAESSRHPDVNPRRGSSKSSDTENSEVEDEGEKLPDSELKLPSDQGSETGELRTGWKQSAAPGSGGNPVSLKCFICDDCGKTFKKRHYLNEHIRSHTGERPFACDVCGQRFSLKKCLNVHVRNHSGEKPFCCDVCGQRFSLKRTLNDHQRIHTGEKPFSCDVCGQSFSLKKTLNDHLRIHTGQKPFSCDVCGQTFSLKTTLNRHIQIHTGQKAFRCDLCGQRFRQKSTLNRHLTIHTGQETYPCEVCEQKFERKTHLNIHMRVHAGQQPFCCDVCGQRFDRKSNLKIHLRIHTGQKPYCCGFCGQRFGRKSNLNRHMRIHTGEKSFSCEFCEQRFSLKTSLNDHLRIHTGEKPFFCDVCGQRFRQKSTLNIHMKIHTRQK from the exons ATGTGGAGACAGCAGGTCAAGCAGCGACTGGATGCAGCAGAGGCGCAGGATGCTGATTATAACCCGTTAGACCGGCTGCACAGATTAG TGTTTCCTGAAGATGCTCAGCAGACGCTGCTGCTCAAAGAAGAAGCTGCTGAGGAACAGAGTTCTGATGCGGACCAAGAGGACCCACAGCCggtccacataaaggaggaagaggaggaactgTGGATCGGTCCGGAGGCAGCGGACCTGGATGTGAATGACGACGCTGATGCCAGCAGATTTCCAGTCATTAAAGTTATCGTTAAGAGcgaggatgaggatgatgaaCCTGGAGACGTTCCAAACAGCAGCTCAGCTGAGCAGATGAAGGCAGAgactgatgaagaggagggtgGAGGAGCAGAATCCAGCAGGCACCCAGATGTGAACCCTCGCCGTGGCTCCTCCAAGTCTTCAGACACTGAGAACAGCGAAGTGGAGGATGAAGGTGAGAAGCTTCCTGACTCTGAGCTGAAGCTGCCGTCAGACCAGGGGTCTGAAACCGGCGAGCTGAGGACCGGCTGGAAGCAGAGCGCTGCTCCCGGGTCGGGTGGAAACCCCGTCAGCCTGAAGTGCTTCATCTGTGATGACTGCGGTAAAACCTTCAAAAAGAGACATTATCTAAACGAACACATCAGAAGCCACACGGGGGAGAGGCCGTTCGCTTGTGACGTCTGTGGACAGAGGTTCAGCCTGAAGAAATGTCTGAACGTCCACGTGAGGAACCACTCTGGGGAGAAACCGTTCTGCTGCGACGTTTGTGGCCAGAGGTTCAGCCTGAAGAGAACGTTGAATGACCACCAGAGGATCCACACCGGGGAGAAACCGTTTAGTTGTGATGTTTGTGGCCAGAGCTTCAGCCTGAAGAAAACGTTAAACGATCACCTGAGAATCCACACGGGACAGAAACCCTTCAGCTGTGACGTTTGTGGGCAAACGTTCAGCCTTAAGACCACCTTAAACAGACACATCCAGATCCACACGGGACAGAAAGCCTTCCGCTGCGACCTGTGTGGACAACGGTTCAGACAAAAGTCCACGTTAAACCGTCACCTGACCATCCACACGGGGCAGGAGACATACCCCTGTGAGGTTTGTGAGCAAAAGTTTGAGCGAAAGACACATCTGAACATCCACATGCGAGTCCACGCTGGTCAGCAGCCGTTCTGCTGCGACGTGTGCGGACAAAGGTTCGACCGCAAGTCCAATCTGAAGATACACCTGAggatccacacaggacagaagccgtACTGTTGTGGTTTCTGTGGACAGAGGTTTGGCAGGAAGTCCAATCtgaacagacacatgagaatccacacaggagagaaatccTTTAGTTGTGAGTTTTGTGAGCAGCGGTTCAGCCTGAAGACGAGTTTAAACGATCACCTGAGGATCCACACGGGGGAGAAGCCATTTTTTTGTGACGTTTGTGGTCAAAGATTTCGCCAAAAGTCCACGTTGAATATTCACATGAAAATCCACACCAGACAGAAATAA
- the LOC105915335 gene encoding zinc finger protein OZF isoform X1, translating to MWRQQVKQRLDAAEEQRHHILDAAFSPQHLLHTSVFPEDAQQTLLLKEEAAEEQSSDADQEDPQPVHIKEEEEELWIGPEAADLDVNDDADASRFPVIKVIVKSEDEDDEPGDVPNSSSAEQMKAETDEEEGGGAESSRHPDVNPRRGSSKSSDTENSEVEDEGEKLPDSELKLPSDQGSETGELRTGWKQSAAPGSGGNPVSLKCFICDDCGKTFKKRHYLNEHIRSHTGERPFACDVCGQRFSLKKCLNVHVRNHSGEKPFCCDVCGQRFSLKRTLNDHQRIHTGEKPFSCDVCGQSFSLKKTLNDHLRIHTGQKPFSCDVCGQTFSLKTTLNRHIQIHTGQKAFRCDLCGQRFRQKSTLNRHLTIHTGQETYPCEVCEQKFERKTHLNIHMRVHAGQQPFCCDVCGQRFDRKSNLKIHLRIHTGQKPYCCGFCGQRFGRKSNLNRHMRIHTGEKSFSCEFCEQRFSLKTSLNDHLRIHTGEKPFFCDVCGQRFRQKSTLNIHMKIHTRQK from the coding sequence TGTTTCCTGAAGATGCTCAGCAGACGCTGCTGCTCAAAGAAGAAGCTGCTGAGGAACAGAGTTCTGATGCGGACCAAGAGGACCCACAGCCggtccacataaaggaggaagaggaggaactgTGGATCGGTCCGGAGGCAGCGGACCTGGATGTGAATGACGACGCTGATGCCAGCAGATTTCCAGTCATTAAAGTTATCGTTAAGAGcgaggatgaggatgatgaaCCTGGAGACGTTCCAAACAGCAGCTCAGCTGAGCAGATGAAGGCAGAgactgatgaagaggagggtgGAGGAGCAGAATCCAGCAGGCACCCAGATGTGAACCCTCGCCGTGGCTCCTCCAAGTCTTCAGACACTGAGAACAGCGAAGTGGAGGATGAAGGTGAGAAGCTTCCTGACTCTGAGCTGAAGCTGCCGTCAGACCAGGGGTCTGAAACCGGCGAGCTGAGGACCGGCTGGAAGCAGAGCGCTGCTCCCGGGTCGGGTGGAAACCCCGTCAGCCTGAAGTGCTTCATCTGTGATGACTGCGGTAAAACCTTCAAAAAGAGACATTATCTAAACGAACACATCAGAAGCCACACGGGGGAGAGGCCGTTCGCTTGTGACGTCTGTGGACAGAGGTTCAGCCTGAAGAAATGTCTGAACGTCCACGTGAGGAACCACTCTGGGGAGAAACCGTTCTGCTGCGACGTTTGTGGCCAGAGGTTCAGCCTGAAGAGAACGTTGAATGACCACCAGAGGATCCACACCGGGGAGAAACCGTTTAGTTGTGATGTTTGTGGCCAGAGCTTCAGCCTGAAGAAAACGTTAAACGATCACCTGAGAATCCACACGGGACAGAAACCCTTCAGCTGTGACGTTTGTGGGCAAACGTTCAGCCTTAAGACCACCTTAAACAGACACATCCAGATCCACACGGGACAGAAAGCCTTCCGCTGCGACCTGTGTGGACAACGGTTCAGACAAAAGTCCACGTTAAACCGTCACCTGACCATCCACACGGGGCAGGAGACATACCCCTGTGAGGTTTGTGAGCAAAAGTTTGAGCGAAAGACACATCTGAACATCCACATGCGAGTCCACGCTGGTCAGCAGCCGTTCTGCTGCGACGTGTGCGGACAAAGGTTCGACCGCAAGTCCAATCTGAAGATACACCTGAggatccacacaggacagaagccgtACTGTTGTGGTTTCTGTGGACAGAGGTTTGGCAGGAAGTCCAATCtgaacagacacatgagaatccacacaggagagaaatccTTTAGTTGTGAGTTTTGTGAGCAGCGGTTCAGCCTGAAGACGAGTTTAAACGATCACCTGAGGATCCACACGGGGGAGAAGCCATTTTTTTGTGACGTTTGTGGTCAAAGATTTCGCCAAAAGTCCACGTTGAATATTCACATGAAAATCCACACCAGACAGAAATAA